From the genome of Spirosomataceae bacterium TFI 002, one region includes:
- a CDS encoding Transmembrane family 220, helix: MASKITHLTVGILSILFALVQYNDPDAFLWMVIYLFVAYLAFRGWQGKVSRQSLFFISFVFILWGINQFPPEWEGVLFNEVGMKTLNIELGRESFGLFINAVSCGLMGAFGAKS, from the coding sequence ATGGCCTCCAAAATAACTCATTTAACAGTTGGAATTCTAAGTATCTTATTTGCTCTAGTGCAATACAATGATCCAGATGCCTTTCTATGGATGGTTATTTATCTATTCGTGGCCTACTTGGCGTTTAGAGGTTGGCAAGGGAAAGTCTCTCGACAATCCTTATTCTTTATTTCATTTGTATTTATCCTATGGGGAATAAATCAATTTCCGCCTGAATGGGAAGGAGTACTGTTCAACGAGGTTGGAATGAAAACCCTCAATATCGAGCTAGGCAGAGAATCCTTCGGATTATTTATTAATGCAGTCTCTTGTGGACTAATGGGGGCATTTGGAGCAAAATCCTGA
- a CDS encoding TonB-linked outer membrane protein, SusC/RagA family → MRKFYLHLVGNCSRLSIILLLFGLVSSSFAQDGSRRISGVITDDTGDEIVGATVQIKGTFTGTSSDAQGKYSLNVPNSQSVLVFTFVGYDPQEVAVGNQSTINVQLVVDSKTLDEVIVVGYGTQKKVNLTGAVGVAGSERLEKRSIASTGEGLQGVIPNLNVNVRNGDPSAPITFNIRGYESINGGSPLILVDNVPMDLNRINPNDIKSVSVLKDASAAAVYGARAAFGVVLIETKKGSEGKVRVNLNTQFSLAKPIFNMDVVTDPYRFVTARNGANIRTNGNPSYDDDYVAGTKRWSENPTMENAWGVFNGDLRFYGYNDYQNQIMTDYAPTSQHDLSISGGTSNTSYYVSFGHFSKDGYLKPGNNEKFNRNNVLMKADFKVNKWLTLNEKVVFNQQNSDKPHFYNWDVNINSLARVNPIAPIQFPDLPYYQNPGDREQYEPLIGKYFGGTNFFPYLLDGGRTTFTNNDTWLTQGVTLTPVKGLKIIGNYSYNIFNREYKDVQSKIEIVNNDLTDPSPITNGFSGDDWIRNTSGNNRYSVLNTFAEYTFPSLPVAHNLKAMVGFNQESGNYRTVSARARQLITPLITNINATTGVQDVSGGEEEFALRGAFYRLNYIYKDKYLLELNGRYDGSSRFPQESRFGFFPSVSAGWRISGENFMEGTSNWLDNLKLRASYGTLGNQILQNGNSQVYYPYIPSLGSGFSPYMFQSSLIPFVSAAGLVSPSLTWETVVSQNIGLDFTMLKSRLDVSFDVYTRDTKNMLMNVSYPDILGTAAPKENAADLRTAGWEASVTWRDKIKRDWKYDITLAIADSQAEITKFENPTGAINGTYRVGQKLGEIWGLETVGIFQTDDEVANAPDQSRIGNNWRAGDIQYADLNGDGIISYGSNTIDDPGDRTIIGNSSPRYSFGINGGLSYKNFKLTAFFQGIGSLDHWPTSGNWTWFFPFNAGHVEEYFITETWSETNRDAYFPAPHISTNDKKNVQTQSRYLQNAGYIRLKNVMFSYDMPQNLVSKVGLQNAQIFTSGMNLWEFTKMRKPLDPETIQAGAIEYPMQRIFTVGLSISL, encoded by the coding sequence ATGAGGAAATTCTACCTCCATCTCGTCGGAAATTGTAGCCGATTGAGTATTATTCTATTATTATTTGGTCTCGTTTCTTCGTCCTTTGCACAAGATGGATCTCGAAGAATAAGCGGTGTAATTACGGATGACACCGGAGACGAAATCGTTGGAGCTACCGTGCAGATTAAGGGAACTTTCACAGGAACATCAAGTGATGCTCAAGGAAAGTATTCATTAAATGTACCGAATAGCCAGTCTGTTTTGGTCTTTACTTTTGTTGGGTACGACCCACAAGAGGTAGCAGTAGGTAACCAATCTACTATCAATGTACAATTGGTTGTTGATAGCAAAACTTTGGATGAAGTGATTGTTGTTGGTTACGGTACTCAGAAAAAAGTTAATCTAACAGGTGCTGTTGGAGTTGCTGGTTCTGAGCGTTTAGAAAAGAGGTCAATTGCCTCTACTGGGGAAGGACTTCAAGGAGTAATTCCTAACTTAAATGTTAATGTTAGAAACGGAGATCCATCTGCTCCTATTACGTTTAACATTCGTGGATACGAGTCTATCAATGGAGGGTCACCTCTTATTTTGGTTGATAACGTTCCTATGGATTTGAATAGAATCAATCCTAATGACATTAAAAGTGTAAGTGTATTGAAAGATGCATCTGCAGCAGCAGTTTATGGTGCTAGAGCAGCTTTTGGTGTTGTATTGATTGAAACTAAGAAAGGAAGTGAGGGTAAAGTAAGAGTAAACCTTAACACTCAATTCTCTTTGGCAAAGCCAATCTTCAACATGGATGTAGTGACTGATCCTTATAGGTTCGTAACTGCAAGAAATGGTGCAAACATTAGAACAAATGGTAACCCGTCTTATGATGATGATTATGTAGCAGGAACTAAGCGATGGTCCGAAAACCCAACAATGGAAAACGCATGGGGTGTGTTTAATGGAGATTTGAGATTTTATGGTTACAACGACTATCAAAATCAAATCATGACAGATTATGCTCCTACTAGTCAGCATGACCTTTCTATTTCTGGAGGGACATCAAACACGAGTTACTATGTTTCTTTTGGTCATTTTTCGAAAGACGGCTATTTAAAGCCTGGGAATAATGAAAAATTCAATAGAAATAACGTTCTTATGAAAGCTGATTTCAAAGTCAACAAATGGTTAACTCTGAATGAAAAAGTGGTTTTTAATCAGCAAAACTCAGACAAACCTCACTTTTATAACTGGGATGTAAATATTAATTCTCTTGCGAGAGTGAACCCAATTGCTCCAATACAGTTTCCTGATCTTCCTTATTATCAAAACCCAGGTGACAGAGAGCAGTATGAGCCGTTGATTGGTAAGTATTTTGGAGGAACGAACTTCTTTCCTTATTTATTAGACGGTGGTAGAACTACATTTACTAATAATGATACTTGGTTGACTCAAGGTGTCACTTTGACTCCAGTGAAAGGGCTTAAGATTATTGGTAATTATTCTTACAACATCTTTAACAGAGAATATAAAGACGTTCAAAGCAAGATTGAAATTGTAAATAATGACCTTACGGACCCAAGTCCCATCACAAATGGATTTAGTGGTGACGATTGGATTAGAAATACAAGCGGAAACAACAGGTATTCTGTTTTAAACACATTTGCAGAATATACATTTCCAAGTCTTCCGGTCGCTCATAATTTGAAAGCAATGGTTGGTTTCAACCAAGAGTCTGGTAATTATAGAACAGTAAGTGCAAGAGCAAGACAGCTGATCACACCTTTGATAACCAACATCAATGCCACTACTGGCGTTCAAGATGTTTCTGGTGGAGAGGAAGAATTTGCTTTGAGAGGTGCATTTTATAGATTGAACTACATTTACAAGGATAAGTATCTTTTAGAATTGAATGGTCGATATGACGGGTCATCTCGTTTTCCACAAGAGAGTCGATTTGGTTTTTTCCCATCAGTATCTGCTGGATGGAGAATTAGTGGAGAGAATTTCATGGAAGGGACATCTAATTGGTTAGATAACTTGAAACTACGAGCATCTTACGGTACACTTGGAAATCAAATATTACAAAACGGAAACAGTCAAGTATATTATCCTTACATTCCTTCGCTGGGATCAGGATTTTCACCATATATGTTCCAAAGTTCATTGATTCCTTTTGTATCAGCAGCTGGTTTAGTAAGCCCTTCTCTTACTTGGGAGACTGTGGTATCACAGAATATTGGTCTCGACTTTACAATGCTAAAGAGCAGGTTAGATGTATCTTTTGATGTATATACCAGAGATACAAAAAATATGTTGATGAATGTATCTTATCCTGATATCTTAGGAACAGCGGCACCAAAAGAAAACGCAGCTGACTTAAGAACTGCGGGTTGGGAAGCATCTGTGACTTGGAGAGATAAAATCAAAAGAGATTGGAAGTATGACATCACACTTGCGATTGCAGATTCTCAAGCTGAAATCACGAAGTTTGAAAACCCTACAGGGGCGATTAACGGAACCTATCGTGTTGGTCAAAAACTAGGAGAAATATGGGGATTAGAGACGGTTGGAATCTTCCAGACAGATGATGAGGTTGCCAATGCACCAGATCAATCAAGAATTGGAAATAACTGGAGAGCTGGAGATATTCAGTATGCAGATTTGAATGGTGATGGTATTATTAGTTATGGTAGCAACACAATTGATGATCCAGGTGATAGAACTATCATTGGAAATTCTTCTCCACGTTATTCTTTTGGTATCAATGGTGGATTGAGTTACAAGAATTTTAAGCTTACTGCTTTCTTCCAAGGAATTGGAAGCTTAGATCACTGGCCTACCTCTGGTAACTGGACTTGGTTCTTCCCATTCAATGCAGGTCACGTAGAAGAGTATTTCATTACTGAAACTTGGAGCGAGACCAATAGAGATGCATATTTCCCTGCACCACATATCTCTACCAACGACAAGAAGAATGTTCAGACTCAATCACGTTACTTGCAAAATGCAGGTTACATCAGATTGAAGAACGTAATGTTCTCTTATGACATGCCACAAAATTTGGTGAGTAAAGTAGGATTACAGAATGCTCAAATTTTCACAAGTGGAATGAACCTGTGGGAGTTTACCAAAATGCGTAAGCCGCTTGATCCAGAGACTATTCAAGCTGGAGCAATTGAGTATCCAATGCAGCGTATTTTCACTGTTGGATTAAGCATTTCTTTGTAA
- a CDS encoding cell division transport system ATP-binding protein (manually curated), whose amino-acid sequence MPNTLLSLKSTSVYQKDSLILKNVNFEMEEGEFVYLIGKTGSGKSSLLKTIYGDLWLQVGQGHLAGYELHALRKKDLPYLRRNIGVVFQDFQLLPDRNVQKNLSFFLKAMGWKVQSEIDERINEVLQKVSLTDVSEKMPHQLSGGEQQRISIARALLNHPKLIIADEPTGNLDPEMSVEILKLFKKINEESNTAVLMATHDLELVERYPLRTIFCESGTIKDLSQDQ is encoded by the coding sequence ATGCCAAACACCCTACTTTCCCTTAAAAGCACTTCTGTTTATCAGAAAGATAGCCTCATTCTCAAAAACGTAAATTTTGAAATGGAGGAAGGTGAATTCGTATACCTAATTGGTAAAACAGGTAGTGGAAAGTCTTCATTATTGAAAACTATATATGGTGATTTATGGCTACAAGTAGGTCAAGGTCATTTGGCAGGATACGAACTCCATGCACTTCGAAAAAAGGATCTACCCTATTTAAGGAGAAATATTGGTGTAGTTTTTCAAGATTTCCAATTACTACCAGACAGAAATGTTCAAAAAAACTTGAGCTTCTTTTTAAAAGCAATGGGTTGGAAAGTTCAATCGGAAATTGACGAAAGAATTAACGAAGTACTCCAAAAGGTTTCATTAACAGATGTTTCTGAAAAAATGCCACATCAATTATCGGGAGGAGAACAACAAAGAATTTCTATAGCCAGGGCATTACTCAATCATCCTAAACTTATAATAGCGGATGAACCTACGGGCAATTTGGATCCAGAAATGTCTGTAGAAATACTGAAGCTTTTCAAAAAAATAAATGAAGAGAGTAATACTGCAGTTCTAATGGCAACGCACGATCTTGAATTAGTAGAACGTTACCCCTTGAGAACCATCTTTTGCGAAAGCGGTACTATTAAAGACCTGAGTCAAGACCAATAA
- a CDS encoding TonB-linked outer membrane protein, SusC/RagA family — MRKIYLSLIDCCGRLSFFLLFIGLVSSAIAQDGSRKVSGVITDDTGDEIVGATVQIKGTFTGTSSDAQGRYSLNVPSGQSVLVFTFVGYNPQEITVGNQTTINVLLAVDSKTLEEVVVVGYGTQKKVNLTGAVGLAGAERLEKRAIASTGEGLQGVIPNLNVNVRNGDPSAPITFNIRGYESINGGSPLILVDGVPMDLNRINPNDIKSVSVLKDASAAAVYGARAAFGVVLIETKKGSEGKVRVNLNSQFSLAKPIFNMDVVTDPYRFVTARNGANIRTNGAPSYNDEFVAATKRYSENPTFENSWGVVDGNLQFYGYNDYQNQIMTNFAPTSQHDLSISGGTANTSYYVSFGHFSKDGYLKPANNETFNRNNVLMKADFKVNKWLTLNEKVVFNQQNSDKPHFYNWDVNINSLARVNPIQAIQFPDLPYYITPGDREKYEPLIGKYFGGTNFFPYLLDGGRETFTNNDTWLTQGVTLTPLKGLTVIGNYSYNIYNREYKDVQSKIEIVSQDLLDPNPVTNGFSGDDWIRNTSSNNRYSVLNTYAEYTFPSLPVAHSVKAMVGFNQESGNYRVVSARARQLITPLITNINATTGVQETSGGEEEFALRGAFYRLNYIYNDKYLLELNGRYDGSSRFPKESRFGFFPSVSAGWRISGENFMEGTSNWLDNLKLRASYGTLGNQILKNGDNQIYYPYIPSMGSGFSPYMFQNSTIPYVSASGLVSPSLTWETVISKNLGLDVTMLKSRLDVSFDLYTRDTKDMLMNVSYPDILGTSAPKENAADLRTSGWEASVTWRDKIKRNWKYDLTLAIADSQAEITKFENPTGAINGTYHVGQKLGEIWGLQTVGIFQTNDEITNAPDQSRIGNNWRAGDVQYADLNGDGIISFGSNTLDNPGDRTIIGNTSARYSFGINGGLSYKNFKVTAFFQGIGSKDYWPSDGNWNWFFPYNAGHVEEYYITDTWSETNRDAYFPAPHISSNDKKNLQVQSRYLQNAGYIRLKNVMFSYDMPQALVSKAGLENVQIFTSGMNLWEYTKIRKPLDPETIATGAIEYPMQRIFTVGLSISL, encoded by the coding sequence ATGAGGAAAATTTACCTCTCACTCATTGACTGCTGTGGTCGATTGAGTTTTTTTCTATTATTTATTGGCCTAGTATCCTCAGCTATTGCTCAGGATGGTTCAAGGAAAGTAAGTGGTGTCATTACGGATGATACTGGTGATGAAATAGTGGGTGCAACTGTGCAGATCAAAGGAACTTTCACAGGAACATCAAGTGATGCTCAAGGTAGGTATTCGTTGAATGTACCAAGTGGGCAGTCTGTGTTGGTTTTCACTTTTGTGGGATACAACCCTCAGGAAATAACGGTGGGAAATCAAACAACGATCAATGTACTTTTAGCAGTTGATAGCAAAACTTTGGAAGAAGTAGTTGTTGTTGGTTACGGTACTCAGAAAAAAGTAAACCTAACAGGTGCTGTTGGACTTGCTGGGGCGGAACGTTTAGAGAAAAGAGCTATTGCTTCAACTGGAGAAGGACTTCAAGGAGTAATACCTAACTTGAACGTGAATGTAAGAAATGGAGATCCATCTGCTCCTATCACATTTAACATACGTGGTTATGAGTCAATCAATGGCGGTTCTCCACTTATTTTGGTTGATGGAGTTCCTATGGATTTGAATAGGATCAATCCAAATGACATTAAAAGTGTAAGTGTTTTGAAAGATGCATCAGCAGCAGCGGTTTATGGTGCAAGAGCAGCTTTTGGTGTTGTATTGATTGAAACTAAAAAAGGAAGCGAGGGTAAAGTAAGAGTAAATCTTAATTCTCAATTCTCATTGGCAAAACCAATCTTTAACATGGATGTAGTAACTGATCCATATAGATTTGTTACTGCAAGAAATGGAGCAAACATCAGAACAAATGGAGCTCCTTCATATAACGATGAGTTTGTTGCGGCAACAAAGCGTTATTCTGAGAATCCAACTTTTGAAAACTCTTGGGGAGTTGTAGACGGAAATTTGCAATTCTACGGCTACAATGACTACCAGAACCAAATCATGACGAATTTTGCTCCTACAAGTCAGCATGATCTATCAATTTCTGGAGGAACCGCTAACACTAGCTATTATGTTTCTTTCGGTCATTTTAGCAAAGACGGGTATTTGAAACCAGCTAATAATGAGACGTTTAATAGAAATAACGTACTTATGAAAGCAGATTTCAAAGTGAACAAATGGTTGACATTGAATGAGAAAGTTGTTTTTAATCAGCAAAATAGTGACAAGCCTCACTTTTACAACTGGGATGTGAATATTAACTCACTTGCAAGGGTGAATCCAATTCAAGCAATTCAGTTTCCTGACCTGCCATACTACATTACTCCTGGAGATAGAGAGAAGTATGAGCCATTGATCGGCAAGTATTTTGGTGGTACTAACTTCTTCCCTTATCTATTGGATGGTGGAAGAGAAACATTCACTAATAATGACACATGGTTGACTCAGGGAGTTACATTAACTCCATTAAAAGGACTTACTGTAATTGGTAACTATTCTTACAATATTTACAACAGAGAGTACAAAGACGTACAAAGTAAAATTGAGATCGTTTCTCAGGATTTGCTTGACCCAAATCCTGTTACAAACGGATTTAGTGGAGATGACTGGATCAGAAATACAAGTAGCAATAACAGGTATTCAGTATTAAACACTTATGCAGAATATACATTCCCAAGTTTACCAGTTGCTCATAGTGTGAAAGCCATGGTTGGTTTTAACCAAGAGTCTGGAAACTATAGAGTTGTAAGTGCAAGAGCAAGACAATTGATCACACCATTGATTACGAATATCAATGCTACTACTGGTGTTCAAGAGACATCTGGTGGAGAAGAGGAGTTTGCTTTAAGAGGAGCGTTCTATAGATTGAACTACATTTACAATGATAAGTATTTGTTAGAATTGAATGGTCGTTATGACGGATCTTCTAGATTTCCTAAAGAGAGCCGTTTCGGATTTTTCCCATCAGTTTCAGCAGGATGGAGAATCTCTGGCGAAAACTTCATGGAAGGAACTTCAAACTGGTTGGATAATTTGAAACTGCGTGCGTCTTACGGTACGTTGGGTAATCAAATTTTAAAGAATGGTGATAATCAAATTTACTACCCATACATTCCATCTATGGGATCTGGATTTTCTCCTTACATGTTCCAAAATTCTACTATTCCTTACGTTTCAGCATCTGGCTTAGTTAGTCCTTCTTTAACTTGGGAAACTGTAATTTCAAAGAATCTTGGTCTAGACGTTACAATGCTAAAAAGCAGATTGGATGTATCTTTTGACTTGTATACTCGTGATACAAAAGACATGTTAATGAATGTATCTTATCCTGATATTTTGGGAACATCAGCTCCAAAAGAAAACGCTGCTGACTTGAGAACTTCAGGTTGGGAAGCATCTGTAACTTGGAGAGATAAGATCAAAAGAAACTGGAAATATGACTTGACATTGGCAATTGCTGATTCGCAAGCAGAGATTACGAAGTTTGAAAATCCAACAGGAGCTATCAATGGTACATACCATGTAGGACAAAAACTAGGTGAGATATGGGGATTGCAAACAGTAGGTATCTTCCAAACTAACGATGAAATAACCAATGCACCAGATCAATCTAGAATTGGAAATAACTGGAGAGCAGGTGATGTTCAATATGCTGACCTTAATGGAGATGGTATAATTAGTTTTGGTAGCAACACACTTGACAATCCAGGTGATAGAACAATAATTGGAAATACTTCTGCTCGTTATTCATTTGGTATCAATGGCGGATTGAGCTACAAGAACTTTAAAGTGACAGCCTTTTTCCAAGGAATTGGTAGCAAAGACTACTGGCCAAGTGACGGAAACTGGAACTGGTTCTTCCCATACAATGCGGGTCACGTAGAGGAGTATTACATTACTGATACTTGGAGTGAGACTAACAGAGATGCGTATTTTCCTGCACCTCATATTTCTTCTAATGATAAGAAAAACTTACAGGTTCAATCTAGGTATTTACAAAATGCAGGTTACATCAGACTGAAAAACGTAATGTTCTCATATGATATGCCACAAGCACTTGTAAGCAAAGCTGGCTTGGAGAATGTTCAGATCTTCACTAGTGGAATGAACTTATGGGAGTATACTAAAATACGTAAGCCATTAGATCCAGAGACCATTGCAACGGGAGCGATCGAGTATCCAATGCAACGTATTTTCACAGTTGGATTAAGCATTTCTTTGTAA
- a CDS encoding transaldolase codes for MKFFIDTASLSEIQEAQDLGVLDGVTTNPSLMAKEGIGGEENVRKHYKAICDIVTGDVSAEVISTDFAGIVREGEELVKIDPKIVVKVPMIKDGIKAIKYFSDKGIKTNCTLIFSAGQALLAAKAGATYVSPFIGRLDDISTDGLNLIDDIRTIYDNYAFNTQILAASVRHPMHILNCAQLGADVMTGPLSAILALLNHPLTDSGLAKFLADHAKVNK; via the coding sequence ATGAAATTTTTTATTGACACTGCAAGTCTATCTGAAATTCAAGAAGCTCAAGACTTAGGAGTACTTGATGGAGTAACTACAAACCCATCCCTTATGGCTAAAGAAGGCATCGGTGGTGAAGAAAACGTAAGAAAGCACTATAAAGCTATTTGTGACATTGTTACTGGAGATGTAAGTGCTGAAGTAATTTCAACCGATTTTGCAGGAATAGTAAGAGAAGGTGAAGAGTTAGTTAAAATTGATCCAAAAATAGTTGTTAAAGTTCCGATGATAAAAGACGGAATTAAGGCTATTAAATACTTCTCAGACAAAGGGATCAAAACAAATTGCACATTGATATTTTCTGCTGGTCAGGCACTTTTAGCTGCTAAAGCAGGAGCAACCTATGTATCTCCCTTTATAGGAAGATTGGATGACATATCAACAGATGGTCTTAACTTAATAGATGACATACGCACAATATATGACAACTATGCTTTCAATACTCAAATATTGGCAGCATCAGTAAGACATCCAATGCATATTTTAAATTGTGCTCAATTAGGTGCTGATGTTATGACAGGTCCGTTATCTGCTATTTTAGCATTGCTAAATCACCCACTTACTGATAGCGGCTTAGCTAAGTTCTTGGCTGATCATGCTAAAGTGAACAAATAA
- a CDS encoding Starch-binding associating with outer membrane yields MKYIKIKLVLLFMATFMVSCNDEYLQRIPLDQITNETFWNTENDLAVYNNSIYDLARNDDNVPILHGHDDGFDSHRYSMWHLDELSDNATARHPRHTFYMQLRAGKHNVDPNPGFFGYKGWNFVRAINVGMANYGNAKVTETVRNKYIGEARLFRGWFYADKVSKFGDVPYIETELNTESEELFAARMPREEAMEKVLADLSFAAANLPADWGDGGAPGRLNKWAALLVKARVCLFEGTWRKYHGGTNPEKWLQEAADATKELIDNGPYSLHVTGNPTSDYNSYMRVLDVTGNPEVMYWRKYKLGVFTNHVQSYFQYHGGATKDFVDDYLCTDGLPANMSPLYKGDDKIEDEFENRDPRMRQTVLHPDDSGFYKFHNADGRDYPRLDGMGGGRASNTGYHVIKTYNADDMIGKAFNTAESPAIILRFAEALLIYAEAQAELGKISQADLDISINKLRARVAMPPLQLDNVPVDPRYTADGISPIIAEIRRERRVELFNEGLRYDDLRRWKQGKKLTKKSLGLPMNASQKERYAGFNIRLYTDPATGKEYLEPYAGSDFETPIFDESKHYLWPIPLNVLAQNPAIGQNPGWE; encoded by the coding sequence ATGAAATATATAAAAATTAAATTAGTACTCCTGTTTATGGCGACCTTCATGGTTAGCTGTAACGATGAATATTTGCAGCGAATCCCTTTGGATCAAATCACCAATGAGACTTTTTGGAATACTGAGAATGACTTGGCTGTTTACAATAACAGTATATATGACCTTGCTCGTAATGATGATAATGTTCCAATTCTTCATGGACATGATGACGGTTTTGATAGCCATAGATATTCAATGTGGCATCTGGATGAGCTTTCTGATAATGCAACAGCTCGTCACCCGCGTCATACCTTTTATATGCAGTTAAGGGCAGGAAAGCATAACGTTGATCCTAATCCTGGATTCTTTGGATACAAAGGTTGGAATTTTGTAAGAGCTATTAATGTAGGAATGGCAAACTATGGTAACGCCAAGGTAACAGAGACTGTGCGTAATAAGTACATTGGAGAAGCAAGGCTTTTTAGAGGATGGTTTTATGCTGACAAAGTAAGTAAGTTTGGTGATGTTCCATACATTGAAACAGAGCTAAATACTGAGTCTGAAGAGCTTTTTGCTGCGAGAATGCCTCGTGAAGAAGCAATGGAAAAAGTATTGGCAGATTTAAGTTTTGCAGCTGCAAACCTACCTGCTGATTGGGGTGATGGTGGTGCTCCTGGTAGACTAAACAAATGGGCAGCATTGTTAGTAAAAGCTCGTGTATGTCTATTTGAGGGAACATGGAGAAAGTATCATGGTGGAACTAACCCAGAAAAGTGGCTACAAGAAGCAGCCGACGCTACCAAAGAATTGATTGACAACGGACCTTATAGCTTACATGTAACAGGGAACCCAACATCAGACTATAATTCTTATATGAGAGTTTTGGATGTGACAGGTAATCCAGAGGTAATGTATTGGAGAAAATATAAGTTGGGCGTTTTTACCAATCATGTTCAAAGTTACTTCCAATACCATGGTGGTGCTACAAAGGATTTTGTCGATGATTATCTTTGTACTGATGGTCTGCCAGCAAATATGTCACCTTTGTATAAAGGAGATGACAAAATTGAGGATGAGTTTGAAAACAGAGATCCTAGAATGCGTCAAACAGTATTACATCCAGATGATTCAGGGTTTTATAAGTTCCATAATGCGGATGGAAGAGATTATCCAAGATTGGATGGTATGGGGGGAGGAAGAGCCTCAAATACTGGTTATCATGTAATCAAAACTTACAATGCTGATGATATGATAGGTAAGGCATTTAATACCGCAGAGTCTCCAGCAATCATCTTGAGATTTGCAGAAGCTTTATTAATTTATGCAGAAGCTCAGGCGGAATTGGGAAAAATTTCTCAAGCGGATTTAGATATTTCGATCAATAAATTAAGAGCTAGGGTTGCAATGCCTCCGCTTCAGCTTGATAATGTACCAGTAGACCCTAGATATACGGCTGATGGTATTTCTCCAATCATAGCTGAGATTCGCAGAGAGCGTAGAGTTGAATTGTTCAACGAAGGGCTTAGATACGACGATCTTAGAAGATGGAAGCAAGGAAAGAAACTTACTAAAAAGTCACTTGGATTACCTATGAATGCATCGCAAAAAGAGCGATATGCTGGATTTAATATCAGACTTTATACTGATCCAGCTACTGGTAAGGAGTATTTAGAGCCATATGCTGGTTCTGACTTTGAAACTCCGATTTTTGACGAAAGTAAGCATTATTTATGGCCAATTCCTTTGAATGTTTTGGCTCAAAATCCTGCTATTGGTCAAAATCCAGGTTGGGAATAA